From the Cryptomeria japonica chromosome 2, Sugi_1.0, whole genome shotgun sequence genome, one window contains:
- the LOC131078871 gene encoding ammonium transporter 2 member 5-like — translation MVCRLKKEIYGLKQGPRAWYAKLDMYYFNRISGKNFVNCAIRSEDQVFAEMSAVPGKSDWLNSGDNAWQMTAATIVGMQSVPGLVILYGSVVKKKWAINSAFMALYGFAMVLVLWILFAYDLSFNPNTKNVLIPEFWGRPEFLAMGQKELLGQWEPAGLPSATNVFFQFVFAAITLILIAGSLLGRMNFQAWMLFVPLWLTFSYSIGAYALWTGIFHSKFIAVDFAGGYVIHLSSGIAGFTAAYWVGPRLTKDREKFPINNVLLMLAGAGMLWLGWSGFNGGAPLAVNQIASLAVINTHICTATSLITWMCLDMIVFGKPSVIGAVQGMITGLVCITPGAGVVQAWAAMVMGLLSGSIPWMTMMILHKRFCFLCEVDDTLGILHTHGVAGLLGGILSGIFAHPTLCEIFFTVDPKPIGLLYGSSHYENQNGRWHRSGAKQLGIQILAALFIIVLNIVVTSIICLVIQVIVPLRMSDEVLEIGDDAAQGEEAYAILDDCGALKTSMFEFEDIPSKSQATPKMF, via the exons AATTTTGTAAACTGTGCGATTCGATCTGAAGACCAAGTTTTTGCAGAAATGAGTGCTGTTCCAGGAAAATCAGATTGGCTGAACAGTGGAGACAACGCATGGCAAATGACTGCGGCAACGATCGTTGGAATGCAATCGGTTCCGGGGCTGGTCATTCTGTATGGGAGCGTAGTGAAGAAGAAGTGGGCAATCAATTCTGCATTTATGGCACTTTATGGTTTTGCAATGGTGCTGGTTTTGTGGATACTTTTTGCTTATGATCTTTCCTTCAATCCCAATACGAAAAATGTTCTTATTCCTGAGTTTTGGGGGAGGCCAGAGTTTTTGGCAATGGGGCAAAAAGAGCTTCTTGGGCAGTGGGAACCCGCTGGTTTGCCCAGTGCTACGAATGTGTTTTTTCAGTTTGTGTTTGCGGCAATCACGCTCATTCTCATTGCTGGATCGCTTTTGGGCAGGATGAATTTCCAGGCGTGGATGTTGTTCGTGCCCCTCTGGCTCACTTTTTCTTATTCCATTGGGGCATATGCCCTTTGGACTGGAATTTTTCACAGCAAGTTTATAGCAGTTGATTTTGCTGGTGGTTACGTTATACATCTTTCTTCTGGCATTGCAGGGTTTACGGCTGCCTACTGG GTCGGCCCGAGGTTGACTAAGGATCGAGAGAAGTTCCCCATCAACAATGTGCTCCTGATGTTGGCAGGAGCAGGTATGCTGTGGTTGGGATGGTCAGGCTTCAATGGAGGAGCCCCCCTTGCTGTAAATCAGATTGCTTCTTTGGCAGTCATCAACACACATATATGCACGGCCACTAGTCTCATCACCTGGATGTGCCTCGATATGATTGTATTTGGGAAGCCTTCAGTCATCGGTGCCGTACAAGGAATGATCACTGGTCTTGTGTGCATTACTCCTGGAGCAG GAGTTGTACAAGCATGGGCGGCCATGGTGATGGGATTACTTTCAGGCAGCATTCCATGGATGACAATGATGATACTTCACAAGCGCTTCTGTTTTCTCTGCGAGGTGGACGATACGTTGGGCATTCTCCACACTCATGGTGTGGCAGGGCTTCTTGGGGGCATTCTTTCTGGCATCTTTGCCCACCCTACATTGTGTGAGATTTTCTTCACAGTCGATCCAAAACCAATTGGATTACTCTACGGATCAAGCCACTATGAGAACCAAAATGGCCGTTGGCACCGTTCGGGTGCCAAACAATTGGGTATACAGATCTTAGCTGCATTGTTTATCATAGTTCTGAACATTGTGGTGACGAGCATCATATGCTTAGTGATCCAGGTCATCGTTCCTCTGCGCATGTCAGATGAGGTACTAGAAATTGGAGATGATGCAGCTCAAGGCGAAGAGGCCTACGCTATCTTGGATGATTGTGGAGCCCTTAAAACTAGCATGTTTGAATTTGAGGACATTCCCTCCAAATCTCAGGCTACTCCTAAGATGTTTTAA